In Oceaniferula flava, the genomic window GATGCAGCGGCCTAAACAAGAAGGTCTCGGCGCGGCATTTGGTTCGGGTCTGACCGATCAAGCCTTTGGTGCCCGCACCACGGATGTTCTCCAGAAAGGCACGGTTTATCTCGGCACACTGTTTTTCGTGATCACCTTGGTGCTAGCCATCCTGATTGGTAAGCGTCAGAACGTGGATCACAACATGGCGGATGACTCCACGGATCCTACCGAGGAAGTGTTGCCCAATGTGCCTGCCGTCGATGATGAGGAAGCTCCTGTCACCATGCCTACCGATGGTGTGGATGTGCCAGCAGCTCCTGTGACTCCTCCGGCTGCACCGGCTCCTTCCGAGGAAGAGCCAGCCACGCCACCCGCCGCTCCCGCTGAGTCGGAAGCTGGTGGTGATCAATAATTTATCGTGGCGGAACCATCCAAGCCGGATGTTCTGAAGCCGGACGAAGTTCCGGCCTGGGCACGCGATGATGCGTTCCCTCTGAAACCCGATACCGCCGAGTATGGCGTCATCGATGCCAAGGGCGCAGTGCATCACGCCGCTGACGCCCGTGACTTGGCCGAAAAAGTAGGCGGTCTGAGGTCGGGAGTCGACTTGGTTTGGACCCCCGAGCATCCACGATTGGTGGTGCCTGAGGCCGTTCCTGCGCTACGCCAGGTGCTGCGCCAGCGCCAGGCAAAATTTGCCGACCAGGATGCCAGCGACGGCCAGCGCATGAGTCTTGTGTTTGGCGCGGCGGTGCTCTGGACCGGTTATGCGGCCTGGAGTAATTATGGGCGGAACTGGCACGCGCTGTATTCCAGCCAGCTCACGGGTCTGGCCGCGCTCTTGCTGCTGATGTTTGGGCTGCTGCCGCTTTACGAAAGTTGGAAAACCAGGCGAAAGCTGGCGAAAACCGAGCCATCCGACCTTGCCGAGGAAATCCCTGAAGCTCAATTCGATGCCTGGCTGCAGCGGAGGAAAGTTCCGGTGACTTACTTCCTGTTGGCTTGTTTGATCGCGGTGGGCTTGGCGCAGTTGTTCATCGACTGGGGTTCCACGGGGATGAAACCTTCCATCCTTCGCGCCGGATTGTTAAAAATGAAAGCGCTGAGCTACCCGGAGGTGGCTGATGCGGCCGCTCAGTGGCGACTGTTCACAGCGCCCTTGCTGCACGGCAATATCGTGCACCTGCTGATGAATGCGGGTGGGATTCTCTACCTTGGGCGACGCACCGAGACGCTGGCTCGCTGGCCGCATTTGCTCATTGTCATTGCCATGGCCTCGTGGATCGGTGGTTTGGCGTCGTTCTACTGGCTGCCTAAGTCGCCTGCCGTGGGCTCGTCCGGTGGCCTGATGGGCTTGCTTGGCTTCATGCTCGTTTTTGAAAAGATGCACATGCGTTTGGTGCCTCGTCCCGCTCAGCGGCGCTTGTTGGCTGGGATTTTCCTGATGGTGGTGATCGGTTTTCTGGGGATGAGCTTCATTGACAATGCGGCACATGCCGGTGGTCTGTTAGCTGGGATGGCATATGCCGCTATCGTCTTTCCGCGTTCCTCATCCTTCCATCGCCCGAATGCGATGACACGCGATAAATGGGTGGGGGCTCTTGTTGGGGTTTTGATTCTTGGCACCACCAGCTTTGCGATCTATCATGTGCTGCTTGGCTAGCGTTTGTTAGGAAAGGTGAAGCGTGTGAGAAAGTTGACACGCGGACTTGTCAAACGGCTGGCGACTGGCAATGAATACAGGTGCTGGCACACCGCCGGAACCATCGACGGAATCACTTATGTACGTAATCGGGATTGATACTGGCACCCAGGGGACAAAGGCCCTTGTTTTTGACCTCGAGAAGGCGGTTGTAGTGGCTCAGTCGTCTCAATCTTACGGTATGGTCGAGGGGCTGCCCGAGGGACACCGCGAGCAGGATCCGGCGCTGTGGATCAAGGCGGTGGATGCCACCGTGCGCGATTGTGTCAAGCAGCTCGGTTCGGAGGTTGCCCGCGTCGCCGCGATCGGTGTCAGTGGCCAGCAGCATGGATTGGTAGTGCTCGACGATGCCAACCGCATCATCCGCCCGGCCAAGCTGTGGTGTGACACCTCCACCACCGAGCAGTGCGATGAAATTTCCCGCGCTTTCGGTGGATCGCCCGGTCTGATCGAGCTAGCAGGCAACCCCATGCAGCCAGGCTACACCGCGTCCAAGATCCTGTGGCTGAAACAAAATGAGCCACAGAACTTCGGCAGGATCGAAACTGTCTTGCTGCCTCACGATTTTATCAATTACTGGCTAACCGGCGTTAAACGCATGGAGCCGGGCGATGCCTCGGGCACTGGCTTGTTCGATGTGCGCAACCGTTGCTGGAGCAAGGAAATGATCGATTTCATCGACCCGGTGTTGCATCGTGTGTTGCCGGAAATCGGTTCCTCCCGTGACGTGCTCGGGCCGATTCGTCCGGAGCTGGCCAAAGCCTGGGGGCTGGGCACCCACGTGCTTGTGAGTGCGGGCGGGGGAGATAACATGATGGGCGCCATCGGCACAGGCAATGTGAACCCGGGCCAAGTCACCGTGTCTCTCGGCACCAGCGGCACGGTCTACGGTGTCAGCGACAAGCCATTGATCGATCCCCAGGGCGAGGTCGCCGCATTCTGCGATTCCACCGATCAGTGGTTGCCGTTGGTCTGCTCGATGAATGCCACCGTTGTGACCGAGCTTGTTAGAAAACACTACGGGTGGGATCACGAGCAGATGGAGAAAGAGGTTGCCTCAGCTCCGATGGGGGCGGAGGGAATGATGATGCTGCCCTACCTGCAGGGCGAGCGCACACCGAGTTTGCCGGAAGGCTGCGGCGTGCTCCACGGCATGAATCTCACCAATTTCACCCCGGCCAATGTCATGCGCGCTGCGATGGAGGGTGTCAGTCTCAGCCTCGGCTACGGCATGCTACGGATGACCGAACTCGGTTTTGAGCCGACCTCAGTGCGACTCACCGGTGGCGGCGCGAAGAGTGCCACGTGGCGTCAGATTTTAGCCGATGTTTTCGGTCTCCCGGTGGTCGCCCTGAAAACAGATGAGGGTGCTGCGCTCGGTGCGGCACTGCAGGCGGCGGTCGGGTTTTTCGAGCACAGCGGTGAGTCCCTGAGCTACGATGAGATCATTAGCTACGCGGTGGTCCCCGATGAGGCAACCCAATGCGAGCCGGACGAGGAGCGGCATGAGTTCTATCAAAACCTGCTGGCCCAACAGCAGTATCTGGTAGAGACCCTGCATATTCCCGGTTTCCTCTAAGCCCCATTTTTTTAAGCAACGGTGAGTAAAGGATCGGATATCAGAGGCACTTGGAAACAGCGACTGGCTGGCAAGGTGGTCACGGTGTTGATTAAGCTGTTAGGCCTGACTTTGCGCTGCAAGTTGGAAGACCCGCATGGCGTCCGTGCGCTGGCCCAGCCAGGGGTGCCGGTCATCTGGGTGTTCTGGCATAATTGTCTGATTGCAGCGCCACTGAACAAAACCAAATTCAGCGGCAGCGCGCCAGCCAGTGCTCTCGCCAGCGCCAGCAAGGACGGCGCGGTGATCGAGTCGGTAGTGAGCAGCTTTGGAGTGAAAACCGTGCGCGGCTCAAGCTCCCGTCGCGGCGTCGCGGCCTTGATTGCTTTGAAAAAAGCGCTGAAAGCAGGCGAACAGCTCTTTGTCACTCCGGATGGTCCGCGTGGCCCGCGCTACCACTTGCAGCCGGGGATTGTGAAGCTGGCTCAGTCGTCCGGCGCTCCGGTGCTGCCGGTGAGATTCACCCATAGCTCCAGCTGGCGGGTGAAAAGTTGGGACCGTTTTCACATTCCCAAACCCTTCAGTCGTATCACCATTCACCTGGAAAAGCCGATCCAGGTTTCGGCGCGCATGGACGGAGAGGCATTTGAGCAATGTCGCAAGGGGATTGAGACAGCCCTGCGCCAAGGCGTGGATGATTTGCCGGAACTCTAACCGTCGGTGGTGGTGGGCATGGAAATGCGATACTTTTCTCAGTTTATTCTTTGCTGATAGGTCCCAATAGTTTTCCCTGATGACGTGAGCACAATCATCGATGGTAAAGCGGTAGCCGAAAAAGTCCTGGCCGAATGCGGTCAGCAAATTGAGGAGTTACAAACACGCGGCGTGGTTCCCGGCCTCGCCGTGGTTCTGGTCGGTGATGACCCTGCTTCAAAAGTTTACGTGGGCTCGAAAGTGCGCAAGTGCGCCGAGCTCGGCCTGCACTCCCGCAAGATTGAACTGCCTGCCGATGCCACCCATCAGCAGGTGCTGGATGTGGTGCATGAGCTGAATGCCGATCCCCAAATCCACGGTATCCTGGTGCAGTCGCCACCTCCGCCGCAGATCGATGAAGACGCCATTGTTAGGGCGATCGATCCCGCCAAGGACGTCGATGGATTTCATCCTGAAAATGTTGCGAAACTCGCACTGGAAGACAGCAGCGGCTATGTGCCCTGCACTCCGGCCGGCTGCATGCGCCTGCTCAAGGAGGCTGGTGTGGAAACTTCCGGCGCCGAGGCCGTGGTGATTGGTCGCAGCATGATTGTGGGCAAGCCCATGGCGCTGCTGCTGATGAGCAAGGAGGGCAATGCCACCGTCACCGTGGCGCACTCACGGACCAAGGACCTCGTCGAGGTGTGCCGTCGTGCGGATATTATTGTGGCAGCAATTGGTCGACCCGAATTCGTCACCGCCGACATGGTGAAAGACGGAGCCGTGGTGATCGATGTGGGTATCAACCGAGTCGAAGATGCTTCCGCCAAGCGCGGCTATCGTCTGGTCGGTGATGTTGCTTATGACGAGGTGGCACCGAAGTGCTCAGCCATCACTCCTGTTCCTGGCGGCGTGGGTCCAATGACCATCGCCATGCTGATTTCCAACACGATCAAAGCGGCGTGTCAGAGTCAGCGGGCTTAATTGCTATTGTCTAGAGGGGATGGGGCGCAAAGAGGAAATCTCGAAAAGTCTCTTTGCTGATCGCCCTAAACGGAACCCTCTCGACGAAGGGCTCAAGCCCTCCGTCATGAAGTGAATCTCTTGGTAGCTTAGCGGCTACTTGACAATCTCCCAGACCTCACAGATCTGGTTTTGGGTGTGATCCTCGGTGGAAAAACGGCTGGTCTGACCGAGGTAGACAGCCTTCACCTGCTGGCCGCTCTCTTTCATGGTGTTCACCACGGAGGCCACCGTGGTGGCGCGCTTGGCTGAGAGCTCGCGGTTGCTTTTTGCATCACCCGTTTTCGAGGCGTAACCGACCACCAAGAAAAAGGTGTCGGGGTCTTTCTTCGTGCTCAATGCCTGACGGATCAGAGCCTCGCGATCGAAGGTGATCTGCGATGAGCCGGTGGCAAATTCCTGACGCAGCACGATGCGGGCGTTCAGGGTGGTTCCGATGTTTTGGTAGGCTGCAGCCAGCTGTTGAGGGTTGGTGTTTTCCAATGTGCGCAGGCGCTCGAAAAGTGCGGCGGCCTCTGCTGGGAGATCCTTGTAGGATTCGATGAACAGTCGAGTGCGATCAAGCTGGGCACGGAGGCGTTGGATTTCATAACGCTGTTGATTGACCCTTGGGCGGAGCTGCTCGAGCTCGGCCACGACATCGCTGTATTTCTTCCGCTCTACGCTGTTCTTGGCATCTTCTCTGAGTGCGTTCACTTGCTGCTGGAGTTGTTTTTCCTTGGCAATGCTGACGTCGAGCATCTTGTTCAGGCTGGCGAGCTGTTCGTTGGTGGGACGTGACTGAAATTCGGTCAGTTGCTTGCGCAGCATGGCGGCCTGGTTTTCGGCGATTTTCAGATCGTTCTGCAAGCGAGTTACTTCAGCGCTAGCATTGCCGGCTTGAGCAAGCTCCTTCTGCAGGGTCGCGATTTGTGCATAGAGTTGCTGTGAGTTCTGAGAGTGGGCATTGAGTTCACTCTCGAGTTTGCGCATGGCGGCGTCTTTTTGTGCCAGCTCTTTTTCCCACTGACTGGTCAGGGCTGCGAGTGATACGGCATCGCGCTGGAGGCGATCGGCCATGCTGCGTGCGCTGTGTGCGCTTTCAGGCAGAGGTGCTTCACCGCGGCTCTGGCGGATGGCATTGGTGTCAGCGCGGAGTTGAGCATTACGGGCTTTAAGCTCCGTGAGGTCAGAAGAATCCTTTTTGCTGAACGGGCTCTGACCGTTCATGGAGAACATCAGCATGATAAACAGCAGAACCACGACGAGAATAATCAGCCCAGTTGTGAGGGCTGGGTTGGCTGCAGGTTTCGTCGCGACGACAGGGGCTGCTTGTTCGGGTGTGCTTGAGGTGGTTGATTCTTGGTTTTCCATGGTGGGAGGAAGTTGGTTCGAGAGGTGTGTGCTGGGGTTTAGCGTGTTTTGAGGGCGAGTGCAAGGTCGCTGTTTTTGGGGGCAATCGCGGCTTGTTTAAGCGTGGGCGAGCTTGAGGTTGGGGTTGATATCCTCATGTAAACTGGATTTTTTACCCCGCAGATGACTGTGTAAGGCGACGAAGCCAATCATCGCGGCGTTGTCGGTGGAGAGGGCGGGGGGCGCGATCAGCAGTTCGAGCCCATTTTGGTCGCAGGCCTCTTGCATCGCGTTGCGCAAGGTCTTGTTGCAAGAAACGCCGCCGGAAAGGGTGATGAGTTTTTCTCCGCATTGCGCAGCGGCGCGCAAGGTTTTGGTTACCAGCACATCAATGACCGCTTGTTGAAACGAGGCACAGAGGTCGGGGATCGCGTCCTTGGGAGCACGGCCCTGTTCGGGGTCGAGCTTTTCCAGCTGATAGAGCACCGCCGTTTTTAATCCTGAAAAGGAGAAGTCCAGGCCTTCCTTCATCATGGCGCGCGGAAAGTCGAAGGCGGTCGCTGATCCCTGATGAGCCTGTTTTTCGATCTCAGGGCCGCCAGGGTAGGGCAGGCCGAGCATTTTTCCTACCTTGTCGTAAGCCTCGCCCGCGGCATCGTCGCGGGTGCTTCCTAACAGCTTGTAATCGCCGAAGTCGCGCATGTGGATCAGCAGGGTGTGGCCGCCGGAGACGATCAGGGCGAGGTTCGACTTCAGTTCGGGAGCTTCCAGGAATGGCGACAGCAAATGTCCTTCCATGTGGTTGACTGAAATGAACGGTTTGCCGGTGGCCACGGAGAGTGACTTGGCGGTGGTATTGCCCACCAGTAGGGAGGAGGCCAAGCCGGGGCCGGCGGTGGCACCGAAGGCATCAATGTCGTGGATTTTCAACCCGGCATTGGCCAGCGCCAGTTCGATGAGGGGGCGCAGGTGCAGCGAGTGGTTTCTGCTGGCCAGCTCAGGCACCACACCGCCGAACTCGCGGTGGATGTCAATCTGGGAGGAAATCTCAGAGGCCAGGATCTCCAGCTGACCCGGCTCGTGGCGTAGGATCGCCACAGCGGTTTCGTCGCAGCTGGATTCGATGGCGAGGATCGTCGTCGGCATGGGGATTTTTTAAACAGGAAATCCGCAATGCACAGGATAATTTTGACCACAGGATGAGTTTAGCCGCGAAGCGGTCTTTACAAAAGCAGGCGGCTTTGGCAGAAACCGCGCCATGTCCGAGCTTCCCAAAGCCTATGAACCGCAAGCGGTTGAAAAAAACTGGTATGCCGCCTGGTTGGAAAACCAATGTTTCAGTGCCGACCCCTCATCGGAGAAGGAAGGTTACTCCATTGTCATCCCGCCCCCGAACGTCACCGGCATTCTGCACCTTGGACACGTTCTTAATAACACCATTCAAGACATTCTCTGCCGCCGCGCGCGTCAGCAGGGGAAAGAGGTGATGTGGCTGCCTGGCACCGATCACGCAGGGATTGCCACCCAGACGAAGGTGGAGCGACAGCTGCGCGACGAGGAAGGAAAGACCCGCCGCGACGTCGGACGTGAGGCATTTCTCGAACGCGTCTGGGACTGGAAGGACAAACACGGCGGCATCATCATTCAGCAGCTGAAACGTCTCGGTTGCTCCTGCGATTGGGAACGCGAGCGCTTCACCATGGACGAGGACTACTCGAGCCAAGTCTCCGAGGTGTTCACCAAGCTCTTCAACGACGGCCTGATCTACCGCGGCAAACGCATGGTCAACTGGTGTCCGGTTTCCCTGACCGCACTCTCTGACGAGGAGGTGATCTCCAAGCCTCAGAAATCCAAACTTTACTTCATGAAATACGAACTCGTCGATGCCCCCGGCGAGTTCCTGGAAATCTCCACCACCCGACCCGAAACCCTGATGGGCGATGTCGCTGTGGCGGTGAACCCGAAAGACGAACGCTACACCGATCTGATCGGGAAGAAAGTGCGCCGTCCGTTCCCTGCGGCTGAAATCCCCATCATCGCAGATGATCACGTGGATGTGGAGTTCGGCACCGGTGCCCTGAAAATCACTCCTGCCCACGACAAGGCGGACTTTGACATTGGTATGCGCCATGATCTGGAAATCATCGATACCTTGAATGCCGATGGCACGGTGAACTGCCCCGAGTGCCCGGACCTCGATGGTCTGGATCGCTTTGTCGCCCGTAAAAAAGCCGCGCAGAAGCTCGAGGAACTCGGCCTGCTGATCAAGGTGGAGGAGCACGACAACAACGTCGGCTACTCCGAGCGCGCTGATGTGCCGATCGAGCCGCGCATTTCCATGCAGTGGTTCCTGAAATACCCGGCCACGGAAGAAACCGCCGAGGCTGTGGCCAAGGGGGACATTCAATATCGTCCTGCCCGCTGGGCCAAAACTCACGCCAACTGGATGGACAACATTCAGGACTGGTGCATCAGCCGCCAGCTCTGGTGGGGGCACCAGATTCCGGTGTGGTATCGGAAGGAAAAATCCGAGGCCCTGCTCGCCGCCGAGTCGCTCGACGTGGCTGATCTCGAAGCTGGCGATATCTACGTCGGTGCCGAGCCACCGTCCGACCCGGAAAACTGGGTGCGCGATGAAGACGTGATGGACACCTGGTTCAGCTCATGGCTGTGGCCTTTTGCTACCATGTCGGAGGACGAGCAGAAGAAATTCTACCCCACCAGCGATCTGGTCACCGGTCCGGACATCATCTTCTTCTGGGTAGCCCGCATGATCATGGCCGGCTTCTACTTCAAGGATGAGATTCCGTTCAAAAACGTGTTCTTCACCTCCATCATCCGCGATATCAAAGGGCGGAAGATGAGCAAATCCTTGGGCAACTCACCGGATCCCATCGACCTGATGGACCAGTATGGTGCCGATGGCCTCCGTTTCGGATTGCTGCGCACCGCTCCTGTGGGGGCGGACGTTCGCTTTGACGAATCCTTGGTTGCCGAAGGTCGGAACTTTGCGAACAAGCTCTACAACGCCTGCCGCTTCCGCCAGATGCTGGACAGTGGTGCCAGCGAGATTCATGCTCAGCTCACCGAGGTCAGCGGACTGCGTCCGTATCACATCGATATCGCCCGCAAGCTCGACCAGCTCACGGCGGATCAGGAGAAGGCATACGGCGATTACAAGTTCAACGAAATTGGCCAGCAGCTCTATGACTTCCTCTGGAGTGAGTTCTGCGATAAATTCCTGGAGGCCGTGAAAGGTGACCTGCGCGAGTCTGCCAGCGAAGCGGCGCGGAACACCACCTTGGCCGTTTTCGATGCAGTGATGAGTCGCTACCTGCAATTGCTCCACCCCTACATGCCGCACATCACCGAAGAGCTGTCTGCCCGGATGGGATACGTTTCCGAAGGTGAGTTCCTGATGCAGAAAGAGCTCCCATCCACTCGTCTGATCGAGGGGCAGGAAGACGCTGCCAGCCGCGCCGATGCCGTCTACACCACGGCCGGTCGGATGCGCAACCTGAAGGCCGAATACAATGTGGCCGCCCGCAAGGATGTGAAATTCATCATCATCAAAGCCGAGCCATGGCTCGCGGATGAGTCGGATGTGCTGGGCCTGCTGGCTGGTGGTGAAATTGAAATTTGCGATAGCTACGATGCCCCCAAAGGAACTCCAGCCGCCGTCACCGATGTCGGTGAGGTCTACATGCCGCTGGAAGGCCTGATCGATGTGGAAGCTGAGAAAGCCCGACTCGACAAGGAGATCTCCAAGGTCGAAATCGAGGTGAAGAAATGCGACGGCAAACTTGGCAATGCCGCCTTTGTCGATAAAGCACCGGCGGCACTTGTCGATCGGGAAAAAGCACGCCGCGAGGAGTGGAGCCAGAAACTCAGTCAGCTGCAGGAAATGCGCAACGCCCTCTAACATAGACGACTGCAAACCGGGGGCACATCTTGCTTGTCACCCGGTATCAGTCAGCTAGCCTGCGAGCAGAATTCACGTTGATGCCCAAAATCGAGGACATACCCGCACTCCCCAGTGATGCTGCAGAGCTCTTGGAAGCCGTAGGCTATCTGGATGTGGCGGATCTTGCCGGTGCGGATCTGCATCAGCTCCATGCCGAGCTGGTCAAGGCGAATGAGAAGCTGCAGATTGCCGAGACCACACCTAGCGTAGCCGATCTCAAAAGTTGGCGTGGCGAACTCGGGGACGAAGCGGCCGCGGAAGAGAACTTTGCCGATGATGATGCGGACGAAGCTGAGACTTCGGAATCCGAAGCCAGCGAAGCAGCGCCCAAGCCTAGCGATCATCAAGGTGACCTTCATGTCATTGAGATGGAGGAGGGGGTGACCAACTTTGAAAACGAGCAGGAGGTCATCGACATGCTGCAAATGTCTCCCACCGCCGAGCCCTTGCCGGCAGCGTTGATCAAGGAGAACCGCTTAGCCGTTTCCGACATCCCCGAGGGCATTCTGCTCACCGCGTGGGAAGGCGAACTCGAGGTCAATGTCATGAACGCCAGCAAGCCGACTGAGGCTGAAAAGCGTGAAGCCGATGCCAAACGCACCGGACTGATGACCTCACGCATTCGAGGTTTTGACCAGGCCGACGCTCCTGACCATGTGGTGAAACCACTCGACCGAGGGAAGCCGAAAGATGTGGTTTCTGTCAGTAAGGACCTGAATTCCGGCATCGACCCCTCATCACGGCGTTTTGTCCGCGGTGTGCTGCACCCGAGTCCGGGGAACGTGAAAACTTCTGCCTTTTTCACCGCCGTGGTGCAAATTCTGTTGGTCGCCAACTTGATTGGAATCCCGTGGATGCTGATCCACGAATATCGCAGTGGCGTGGAAATGATGGGCTGGGTGATCGGTCTGTTTTCAGGGCTTGTGGTCGCTGCGCTCTGCTATCTTTTCTGGGGGCTGAGTGCACGTTGCCGCATCTGCAGTCAGCGCCAGTTTACTCCTAAAAAGTGCCTTAAGAATAAGAAAGCCCATCACATTCCTCTGATCGGCTACATCTTTCCCACCGCCTTGCACGCCTTATTCTACAAGTGGTTTTACTGCATTTACTGCGGCACGGCGATTCGCTTGAAAAAGTAGCAAACTACTCCCTTGCGTGAGAGTCCATGGTGATGGTCACCGGGCCATCGTTGACCAGGGAGACCTGCATATCGGCACCGAATTCTCCCCGGGCACAGGCTTTACCCAGCTCCTTTTCCGCTGTGGCGAGGAATTGCTCGTAAAGGGGGATCGCCACTTCGGGGCGGGCTGCTTTGATGAATGAGGGGCGGTTGCCTTTTTTCGTGCCTGCATGCAGAGTGAACTGACTGACAACTAACAACTCGCCATCAACATCCGTCAGACAGCGGTTCATTTTCCCTTCGTCGTCTGGAAAAATACGCATCTTGGTGATCTTGCCGACCAACCAGTCGATGTCCGTCTGACTGTCCTCGGGAACGATTCCTAACAAAATAAGAAAGCCGTGACCAATCTTGCCGGCAACTCGACCTTCGATGCTGACACTTGCTTCGGATACGCGTTGAATAACTACTCGCATGATGGATGGGATGGTGATGAATCGATAAACAGTCGCTTCTCTTTGCGTCTGAAATAACGATCTTGGGGAAGGTTGACTTTGGCGATGCTGCTGTCTTCGATCAATGACAGGCAGCGCGTGATGAGGTCGGAGCTGATCTCGGCCACCTGATGCTTTTGCAGATAATCGTGCACGGCCATCTGGCGCAGGGCGGGGGAGAGGGAGGCGAGGGTGGGCAAATAGAGTCGACCCTGCGGGTCTTCCAGCTCGTAGCCCTGCAAGACCTCTTGCAGCGATTGCTGGGTCGATTGCGCAATGGCGGCGGCGCGCACCAGTGCCGGTTTCACGTTTCTGCCCATGATGTCTTCTAACAAGGGTAGCGCCTCGTTACGCAAGCGGTTCCGCGTTGCCACCGCCTGGGCATTGCTGTGATCCTCGCGGTAGCTGATGTGCTGCTGCTGGATATATGCATCGATGTCACTGCGGGTGGTCTGCAACAGGGGCCGCAAGAATTGCAGGGAGACGCCATCGATTTCATGCTGTGATGCATGGTCCATGCCCTTCAGTCCGCCCGAGCCGCGCAGGAGGTTGAACAAAATGGTCTCCGCCTGGTCATCGGCATGATGCGCCAGCAAGACGCAGTGGCAATGGTGCTGCACGGCGCAGCGACTGAAAAACTGGTGCCGGGTATTGCGCGCCGCTAGCTCTATCGACTGCTGACGGCTTTCTGCCACTGAGGCCACATCCACGGAGGTCAGCTCGCAGGGGAGGTCGAACCTTTTTGCCAGGTCCTCGACCCATGCGGCGTCTTGCTCCGAGTCCGCCGCGCGCAGCCGATGGTTCACATGGCAAAGCACCAGCTTGTCATAGCCATGCTCGAGCAGGCTGTGCAACAAGGCGACGGAGTCCCGACCACCGGAAATGGCGAGCAGGAAGGTATCGCCTTTCGAGTGCGTGAGGAACTCGGGATGAAGAGGGAGCTTCACGTGCGATACGATAGAAAAGTCTCAATCACTTGTCGAGACGGAGCGATTAAGACGCGGCGGCAGCGGCTGCATCGCGGCATTTCTCGCAGCAGTAACGGCCGGATGCAGGTTCACATTTCTCGCAGCAGAAGTGTTGATCGTTGCAGGGTGGGTAGGCGCAGTTGACGTAGCGAGAGCTTTCCTCGCCACAGTGGATGCAGTGGCTGACGGTGCTCGGGTTGACGTGGTTGACGGGAACTCCCACGCGCTGGTCGAAGACGTAGCATTCGCCATCGTAATTCTCGCCGCGCGCTTCCGGGTCTTTGCCGTATTCGACGATGCCTCCCAAGAGCTGATTGACGTCCTCAAAACCTTCCTTCACCAGAAAACCACTGAACTTTTCACAGCGAATTCCACCGGTGCAGTAGGTTAGGATTTTTTTGCCATCGAGTTCCTCGCGGTGCTCTTTGATCCACTCGGGCAGCTCCTTGAAGTTGCCGATGTCCGGGCGGATGGCTCCTTTGAAATGCCCGAGATCGTATTCGTAATCATTGCGGGCATCGAGGATGACGGCCTCGGGGTTTTCCATTTCCTCTTTCCATTCCTTCGGCGTGAGGTGCTTGCCGGTGTATTCGTTCGGGGAAATATCCTCGTCGCCCAGGCCGAGGGTGACGATTTCATCGCGTGCCTTGACCGAGAGCTTGGGAAAGACGTGATCCTGCTCTTCATCGATCTTGAAGGTCATGGCTGCCGTGCGGGGATCGGCGTGCATGGCTTCGATGTAGGCCTCACAGGCGGACCTAGGGCCAGAGAGCGTGCCGTTGATGCCTTCCTTGGCGACGATGATGCGTCCGAAAAGTCCCAGCTCCTCGCATAAGGCACGCTGTTGATCACGATACAGTTCGGGATCCTCGATATCGGTGTAGAGATAATAAAGAAGAACAAGAAATGGTGGCTGCTCCATGGCTGTTGCTTAAGTCAAAATGAAACAGGGTGCAAGTATTTGAATTTATGCACGCTGAGGCGTCGAAGGCGACACAAAAAGGGACGCCGCATGTTCGTGCGGCGTCCCTGAATAATGAAAATGGATGGGCGGACTACTTTTTCTTTTTAGTCGCTTTTTTGGCCGTCTTCTTGGCGACCTTCTTCGTGGTTGTTTTCTTCTTAGCAACCTTCTTT contains:
- a CDS encoding rhodanese-related sulfurtransferase produces the protein MEQPPFLVLLYYLYTDIEDPELYRDQQRALCEELGLFGRIIVAKEGINGTLSGPRSACEAYIEAMHADPRTAAMTFKIDEEQDHVFPKLSVKARDEIVTLGLGDEDISPNEYTGKHLTPKEWKEEMENPEAVILDARNDYEYDLGHFKGAIRPDIGNFKELPEWIKEHREELDGKKILTYCTGGIRCEKFSGFLVKEGFEDVNQLLGGIVEYGKDPEARGENYDGECYVFDQRVGVPVNHVNPSTVSHCIHCGEESSRYVNCAYPPCNDQHFCCEKCEPASGRYCCEKCRDAAAAAAS
- the tilS gene encoding tRNA lysidine(34) synthetase TilS — encoded protein: MKLPLHPEFLTHSKGDTFLLAISGGRDSVALLHSLLEHGYDKLVLCHVNHRLRAADSEQDAAWVEDLAKRFDLPCELTSVDVASVAESRQQSIELAARNTRHQFFSRCAVQHHCHCVLLAHHADDQAETILFNLLRGSGGLKGMDHASQHEIDGVSLQFLRPLLQTTRSDIDAYIQQQHISYREDHSNAQAVATRNRLRNEALPLLEDIMGRNVKPALVRAAAIAQSTQQSLQEVLQGYELEDPQGRLYLPTLASLSPALRQMAVHDYLQKHQVAEISSDLITRCLSLIEDSSIAKVNLPQDRYFRRKEKRLFIDSSPSHPSCE